Genomic window (Temnothorax longispinosus isolate EJ_2023e chromosome 3, Tlon_JGU_v1, whole genome shotgun sequence):
TGAAACGTCACAGTCGCGCCATGGAAAGTCacggactttatctcgctccgtacAAACGCGGACAGGGAgtctcgagaaaaaaaaacgtcgaagAGAAATCCCTAAAAATCGCCAAGGGTGTAACTACCAACGTAAAACTGCAACAACTTGCAAAGCGTATGCACATTCCATATTTTAGAGGTATTTTTATGCGTACTACCTTACCGATGGATGGAGTGCGTCGAAACGAGAGCATCGTGAATTTGAATAACGCTGAGGGATCGGGTACTCACTGGGTGGCATACGCGAAGAGGGGAGATCGAGccatatattttgacagttatGGCAATCTTCGGCCGCCGAGAGAATTGGTGCTGTATCTAAAGAACAACGTGACGCAAATCGAGTACAATCGAACACCTTATCAACGATACGATCAGAGCAATTGTGGACAACTGTGTCTGCGCTTTCTACAGATGATTGACGATCAATTTAAAGACTGGCGTTGCATTGTTTGAACTCAGTATTCGTTCAAACATGTCACTGACATTTACTCTCACCGGCAAGAGTAGCATCCTCGCGGTAAGCTACTTTCCCACCGTGGATTTGAGCGACGGCGATTATGAGCTCAATCTGACAGATTTTGAAACCTATTACACGATACCGAATGTAAATTCTTCGAACAATAAATTCTACTTTGACGATAAGGAGATTACCGTTCCCGAAGGGTCATATGAACTGCGTGATATACACACGTATTTGAAAcaatcaattttacaattgGACCAATCCAATAATATTGCGAGAAAGAAACATGTCGGCGAAAATGAAGAATATGTGTTGATTATTCGAGCCAACaacaatacgatgaagagcgagatcaaATGTGCTTATCGGGTAAATTTCACCAAACCGAACAACATTGGATCGCTGTTGGGATTTTCAGCGAATCGCGTGCTGGAGCCGCGACAATGGTACGAATCGGACGTACCGATAAATATCATCAGTGTAAACATCATTCGCATAGAGTGTAACGTGACCGCGGGCGCATACCAGCAACGATAAGTACGTGCACACGATACACGAGTTTTCGCCGACTGTGCCaccgggatataagatatcggaaacgccggcgCAGATCATTTACCTTCCGATCATCGTAAGGAGCATTACTGATCTAACAATTCGTGTCGTGGATCAGGACGGccgattgattgatttttgtggagaagagatcaccgtTAGACTGCATGTGCAAAGACGACGACTGTGGTAAACCGTGAGATGCTCATACTGAACGAAGTGGAGAAGGTACAACAGACGAATAACAAAATTAGAGAGACAATCCGATCGCCAAAGAAGAAACTCACTGCGTCGAacgttgaatttttgaaatcattgGGTTTCGTCGTACGAAATGGCTAATATCTTAAACATTGAAGGTGAACCGATCTTTGACGATAGCGTCGTCAAAATTGAAACTCACACGTACAATCCGTACGCCAATACAACGTTTGGACACAACGATGAGATAAGAATACCCATACAACAGCAAGATTTAAACACGTTGCGGTGTGAAAGCTTTCTCTACGTCGAAGGACGATTGGTAATAAAAAGAAGGAATGACTAGTCTCAGGCAACGCTTGCAAATAATTGTGCAGCGTTCATGTTTGTTGAGATTCGATATGAGCTCAACGGTGTGGAGATTGATCGCAACAGAAACGTTGGAATAACCAGTACCATCAAGAACTACGTATCGCTATCGTATAATGATTCTCAACTCATGCGGAATGCTGGCTGGGACGTTACATCGAGTATACCGGAAgtatatttcaacttttgcgtACCGCTCAAGTTGTTGCTGGGCTTTTGCGAGAATTACAAACGCGTCATTGTTAATGCTcgtcacgaattaattttgatacgtGCGCGTAGCGACAACAATTGCATTGTAGGAGATCCGGCGACGGAGCCGGAAATCGAACTGTTTAAAGTACAgtggcgaatgcctcacgtTACGTTAAACGAGGTTAATAAACTATCCTTGTTATGGGCCTACGGGGAGCGGGCGATATCTTAGTGTCAGTTTTcgttcgtgggatctgtacgaGTATCCCTTCTTGCAGAGCACGACCAAGCATTCGTGGGCTGTCAAGACTGCGACTCAGTTAGAAAAGCCGCGATACGTTATTTTTGCGCTGCAAACCGGCCTCAAGAATATCATGTCTCAAAATGTTAGCGTATTCGATGACTGTAATTTGACAATGTCAAACTTTATCTAAACTCCGAATTTTATCCGTACGATGACTTGAAACTAGATTTTACTAAAAATCGATACGGCCTTCTTTTTGATATGTACGCGCGTTTTCGTAAAACTTATTACGGATACGATTCCAGTGATACGCTTTGCAGCTTGTATACATTCCTGATGGAAGGACCTTTTGTTGTCATCGATTGCTCGCGACAAAACGAGTCTGTCAAGagcgccaccgtggatgtgcgaatagaatttgactgtaaagaaaatgtaccTGCAAATACTACCGCCTATTGTCTCATCTTGCATGATCGCGTAATCGAATACTGCCCGCTGTCTAATGTAGTGCGCAAACTCATGTAAATCGTCATGTTGACAAATAATCCGATATAAGAGCGACATACGTATGTAGCGCGATATGGTACAGTACGGATCATTCCTTCGTTGCATCATCATCGTGCCAATGTTTGTCGATCTGCAAGGATTCATCGTtgggatgaaatttgtcgtaAAAGAGGCAGCGGTGCTGAGAAACGGGACCGTTCTGGAGTATTACATATTTACGTGCCCCATGCCATGGAGTCTTCTCACAAAATCTGACAAGTCATGTGCTTCCTGGCTGATTGCAAATCACCATGGATTGCCATGGGATGAGGAAAACGTGCCATACGGTATGGTAAAACGCCTAATTACATCAGCCGTGCTTGGTACAGAAGAGGATGACGAGATACCGACTCTCgtgtacgtcaagggatgccaGAAACAGGAATGGCAGGTGAATCTACTTGAGAATTATGCGACAGAAAAGCTGATCATCGAGACTTTGGATGCGGATTACGAAGATgtcaaatctttaaataatctagatgTTACTAACACTATGCGATGTGGAAAACATGTTAAGAATtgcgcattacaaaatgtattaaaattatttaactggtggtcgcGACGCCAAAAGAATTGggatcttttaaaaaaataaattatatataattttacaatgctttattttcttttccccATTCCCATTAGTTGTTAGTGGTTTCCCTCTCCTAATTTCCCCCACcacatcataatttttaaggtAGGGTGTTGTCGTGTATAATTGGTTCATTTTTCACTTCATAGTCATTggtatgattttttataacttctaCGTAAGCAGCGCTGACATTGGTGCTTGAAAATGTTGAAGGAAGGAGAATTATCCCtttccttataattttttatctgttcaatttttctaaaacgtTGCAAACGGAGTTAACGTTTTAACTAGTGTTACGAAGTCAAAATCAATCGAGTCTCATCGTTTGAAGCGACAACTTCAACAGTGAAAACAGTATACCTCTTACGGAGAAATAAGAACAATGGCTGGTCGCAGTGAAGACgtaaataattctgaaaagTCGATGTTTACTCGCGATATTCCCGATAAGGGACTTCGCGGTTTTGAGGGAAGCAGCACAAGTATGAATTATTACGTACCGTATCCTCGTAAAAAATCAGAACCTCGTTATACGCCTAAGCCTCGTGAAGTTTCATCGGACGAGCGCAAAACGTAAGTATTACTttggataaattttttaaaatttattttttttctaattttattaatttatctactttattttttccacaGTTTTAATAATTCGGAACCTTATTGTTATACGCCTCGTATCTTGGGCAGACGATTTGCCCTGACAGTCACGGCTTACAAGTATTTGGATATCGGAATCAGTGTGGGATCTGCATCTTTTGTAGAATTGATTTTTGGCGACAATCGGAGAAATCAGATCGTGCTTCCGTGGACAACGTGGACAACGATCATCGAAAGACGCATGGATATCGAACAACTCATACAGTCGACTGTCGGTTCATCGCTGTGTATTCAAGATCATCTAATTATAGAACTTGTTAAAATGCGTGACGCGCTAATATTGTAAAACTTACGCTGCGCGATACATGCTTATACATGATACCAGCAactgtattatttttgtttgaaatcGAACAATGTGTTGAACatgtatatttcaatttatgtcAAGATATACAGCATGTTAATActaagtataaaaattttgtaacaatcTTGCGACAAAATTGTATCACGGATAAATGTCAGGCGAGAAAAGTACTGAGTGAGGTGTCCGATGGAAGTTCGCTCATAGATTGTGAACTATTAGCTTACAGCTTAGATAACATTGTATATGAagcaaaaatgtaaataacgaataaaaattgaatattatcataaatagtggcaaaattatttttcaatctctCTTCCGTTTTCATCTAACATTAGCCTCCTctatgtttaaattatatatatatatatatatatatatatatatatatatatatatatatatgttgcggTAAAATgtcctttttttatataaacgatttattatacatttaaaaaattaataaaattattaaaatatagataaaaacttttatctaaaatagaatagaataatCTCATCACAGCACGTATGAACTTGTCCGTTCCTGTCTCCCACTCTTATTTCCCCACTATGGGGACTCTATAGTTCAAGTCACGTAAAATATGgtttttttgttgatttttgtTGTTAAACGTAGACCTAGAAAAAAGGTCTTTGACGTCATCTCTTCCTGCGTTCAACTCAATAGTTTAAgtcaagtaaatttttttattaaataattatattaattaaattaggttATAATGAATCATAACCTaactcaattaatttaattatttataacctataaattaatataattttatataacctaatttaattaatataattatgccgTCATCCACCTCCACGCCGATGACGTCATACCCAACTACGCCGGTGACGTCACCCCCCACCACGCCGTCTTCCCCCTCCACAAGTGATTTCGAACGCACCTACTAgtagaagaggaagaaatgattaagaaaagagaaaaagcgatagaagaaaagtataaaacgATGGAAAATAGTGTTAAAATCATAGTATTCTcaagcaagcaagcaagcgAGCAGTCTTTGGAAGGAATCTTTGGATCGAAGGAAACAAGAATATGGAGCAAGAGTTGTTGAAGCAATCCGATCGACTGAATTCAATCAAAGAATTTAGTGCGTGGGAGCAGCGATGCAATCAATATGTCGAAGTGTTGGAAGAACAAAACCAAAATAAACGGCCTCGATTATCAATCGGCAACCAACAATCAATCGGCAACCAACAGTCGTTGGTGGCTCAAATCGCACGTAtcgaaagtataaaagattCGGTACGTCAACGTTTCGTGCATGTGGGTGCCGGATACAGTGCGAGTGAGACAGGACTCAGATGGCGCGAGATAGATACGGCTTTCGAAAGTCGCACATTGACTGGTGCGGTAATCAATACCGATCACATCAAACCGCGAAAATTTCTCGAGGATGCGAGAGACATTGTATTCAATCATGTGCGGAACGTCATACAACAACATGacagtgtaaaaataaacacaatgTTCAACGGCGAGTTTGTGGCGGGCGATAAACGTGCGATAAAAAGTGTCAATACGAGAAACTGTGAACTCCTTCGCGAGTCCGATTTGGAAGAGTGGTATAAGTTGCGCGTTATCGAGCCCATTTTAGCATTGCTGGAGGAATTCCAGGAACGCGATAGCAGGTGGGCGTTATCACGTATACTTAATTTAATGCTAAATATAAACAAGTACAATCTATTGCACGCGGGGTGTATCGATTTACcgcgagaaattaaattaaagaaagcgGTGATTAACGTGCAATCAACGGACAATGCATGTTTCGCGTAATCGGTGGTCGCCGCGCTGTATCCAGTTGAGAAAAATACATGTAGAATATCTTCGTATTCTCcttgtaaaacaaaattaaatttacaaggCATCGAATTCCCAATGTCGTcgagtcaaattaaaaaatttgaaaatctcAATGGCATTTCAATCAACGTATATGCCatccagaaaaaaaaacaaggattAACATACAATCCTTCCAATACGGCTTACCGaccagaaaagaaaaaagcatGTCAATTTGTTGTACGTAGAAGACTCGCGAGATGCCAACGTAGGACATTTCGCCTGGATAAAAATCACGCCTCGTGAGCTCGCAGATTGGTAAGAATGAACACCAAAAATACCGGAATAGCTCGTTACGTATGGAAAATTTTATcctaaaaatttggacaacgcaaattaatttaattttagcaaatatgtcaaaattgaacgatttaaagtatattaatactGTACACGATACACGACCCGTATAGATCGTGGGCTATCGGTGAAGGAAACACTGAGTTTGAATTgttgacaaaatataataaaatatatttagaaaatatagcagaGTAATTTCAAAACCTATTCATAAGCTAGTATGGTAAAAGTCAATAATCACGTAAATCAAGATATGATAATACAATTCACATTGTAATAGTCCGTTCAATGAGAGGAAtgtaaacattagttgaacgTATACTCTCCGTTTGAAACTTGAgacgtaaattaatattatatattacaaagtaatttcaaagaaaggattaatatttgtatgaGAGCTttgaatatatctttaaatcgTTTTAATCACTGAAAAGACCATTGGAcatgacaaaatataataccataatcaataaataaccAAAATAATCATGCATATATTAGCACAATAATTCATAAGTAGAATAATGCGTtgaataataatctatattaaGGAATAGAATATCTTAgatcaaagaaatataaatatgtatacaaagGAACATATCATCACATCAATGATGATCTTGAATacttttcataaaattgtagatataacttttatcttaaattaaactaatgagtattatcaaaatattaaattgaattaaatatcacCAGTCTTGAGTTGTAAATTCAAGACCATGATATTCTTAAAAGAATCtgagatatattaataaatgatttcaAGGACAATTTCTCTTTTGTTAATAGAATGAATCTTACCAAATATCAAACGCATTAATCCAGACTCAATTCGTGAAAacgtaaagaaaattataaagtatttctCATAAATCGATGTATAATACAGAGAAAGAATGTAATTGTGTATCGCAcctttaattacaatttctgAGTAAATGAGCGTTGAATTCTTTGACGAATCATGTTTAAAACAATTGAAGCAATGTAAATCTTATCTCGAATAATTGACGCATTATAATTCGTATTGATTTAACAAATGAATCTCATCGCAAATATGTATCaagaaatatgagaaattaattgccaaagaaaatagaattaaacgtATCGCAAGCTtgcataaattacaatatttggCCAAAAGAGAAGATAATccaaatgaataatttaaattggtTGCAACCCGAAAACAAGAACTTGAGTACTCAAGTGAGATGAACGATTACCGTTCCCGTCGACAAAATGCTTCACTGAGTGCGGAAGCCTTTCATATGTCCTTTACTGAACGGTAGATCTCTCGAGATTTCTGGAATCAATGATCGTAACCGATACTGTTTATGAGGATCAATgattcttattcagaaatctAAGAGTTACCTGTATACTGGTGTCTACCATATGTGAATGCACTTCTAGAAAGATCCGAACGGACTATGTCCATAATAGTCGTTCCCTTGGTCTCTCCAGAATATGTTGTCATCATCAAGAAACGGAGTAATGGCTTCGATCTTTCATACGTCCGAGAATGAGACTGCCTATAGTCCTGCCGTGTGCTAATTCTGGTCTTTCGAATTCTCTCGTACTTCTTCTTTTCCAAAGAGTATCACAATTTGCAG
Coding sequences:
- the LOC139810108 gene encoding uncharacterized protein, with the protein product MANILNIEGEPIFDDSVVKIETHTYNPYANTTFGHNDEIRIPIQQQDLNTLRSFMFVEIRYELNGVEIDRNRNVGITSTIKNYVSLSYNDSQLMRNAGWDVTSSIPEVYFNFCVPLKLLLGFCENYKRVIVNARHELILIRARSDNNCIVGDPATEPEIELFKVQWRMPHVTLNESTTKHSWAVKTATQLEKPRYVIFALQTGLKNIMSQNVSVFDDCNLTILYTFLMEGPFVVIDCSRQNESVKSATVDVRIEFDCKENVPANTTAYCLILHDRVIEYCPLSNVVRKLM